A stretch of the Streptomyces sp. NBC_00078 genome encodes the following:
- a CDS encoding M1 family metallopeptidase, with the protein MRSTPHRTIATRALAIAALAALSLLPVTPAAAAPPTAPSAAACTPSQVVTNGGFESGTSPWTQSSTSVITSRSGQTAHGGTAYAWLDGVGSTHTDTLSQSVTIPAGCSTATLSFWLHTDTAETTSSVAYDKLTAKVGGTTLATYSNLDKNTGYVRRSLDVSAFAGQTVSLAFTGTEDSSLRTSFVLDDIALDTSGDTTPPADSTRTPAAPSYTVSLTSNTSGTVWTGHESATFTNASATALSEVYLRLWDNYHGSCSSMPVTVTNVTGGTAGSLSVACTALQISLPAPLAQGQSATIGFDLGITVPSGADRFGHDGAFSFVGNALPVLAVKDGSGWHLDPYTNNGESFYSLAADFKVALDHPSTLLVPATGTSADTPGSSGRTVTTATASKVRDFAWAAGPFTRISGTSAAGTAINVYSVSDISSSDAQSMLSTARTAVDAHAARFGAYPYGELDAVIDNNYWFGGMEYPGFVLDLVSTTALTHEIGHQWWYGIVGDDEYNSPWLDEAFTDYATDLALGKTGTNCWNSVSWASSAEKITNSMAYWDTHSSRYSTVVYGYGKCALHDLRRVLGDTAMAKLLKDYATSHWYGVSTTSEFKAAAQATTTTDLTSFWSTHRIDG; encoded by the coding sequence GTGAGATCGACCCCCCACAGAACCATCGCCACGCGCGCACTCGCCATCGCCGCGCTGGCCGCCCTGTCCCTCCTCCCTGTCACCCCGGCGGCCGCCGCGCCGCCCACCGCCCCGTCGGCCGCCGCCTGCACCCCGAGTCAGGTGGTCACCAACGGCGGCTTCGAGAGCGGTACTTCGCCGTGGACCCAGTCGTCGACGAGCGTCATCACCAGCCGCTCCGGCCAGACCGCCCACGGCGGCACCGCCTACGCCTGGCTGGACGGGGTGGGCAGCACACACACCGACACCCTCTCGCAGAGCGTCACGATCCCGGCCGGGTGCAGCACCGCCACCCTGTCTTTCTGGCTCCACACCGACACCGCCGAGACGACCTCGTCCGTCGCGTACGACAAGCTGACGGCGAAGGTCGGCGGTACGACGCTGGCGACGTACTCGAACCTCGACAAGAACACCGGGTACGTGCGGAGGTCGCTCGACGTGTCGGCGTTCGCGGGCCAGACCGTCAGCCTCGCCTTCACCGGCACCGAGGACTCCAGCCTCAGGACGAGCTTCGTCCTCGACGACATCGCCCTCGACACCTCCGGCGACACCACCCCGCCGGCGGACTCCACACGCACACCGGCCGCTCCCTCGTACACCGTCAGCCTCACCAGCAACACCAGCGGTACCGTCTGGACCGGCCATGAGAGCGCGACCTTCACCAACGCCTCCGCCACCGCGCTCAGCGAGGTGTACCTGAGGCTCTGGGACAACTACCACGGCAGCTGCTCGTCGATGCCGGTCACCGTCACCAACGTCACCGGCGGCACGGCGGGTTCGCTGTCGGTCGCGTGCACGGCCCTGCAGATCAGCCTGCCGGCACCCCTGGCGCAGGGACAGTCCGCCACGATCGGCTTCGACCTCGGAATCACCGTGCCCAGCGGGGCCGACCGCTTCGGCCACGACGGGGCGTTCAGCTTCGTCGGCAACGCGCTGCCCGTCCTCGCGGTCAAGGACGGCTCGGGCTGGCACCTGGACCCGTACACGAACAACGGCGAGTCGTTCTACTCCCTGGCCGCCGACTTCAAGGTGGCCCTCGACCACCCCAGCACCCTGCTGGTACCGGCCACCGGCACCTCGGCCGACACCCCCGGCTCCAGCGGCCGCACGGTCACCACCGCCACCGCGTCCAAGGTCCGTGACTTCGCCTGGGCGGCCGGCCCCTTCACCAGGATCTCCGGCACCTCGGCCGCCGGCACCGCGATCAACGTCTACTCCGTCTCGGACATCAGCTCCTCCGACGCGCAGTCGATGCTCAGCACCGCCAGGACCGCCGTCGACGCCCACGCTGCACGCTTCGGCGCCTATCCCTACGGCGAGTTGGACGCCGTCATCGACAACAACTACTGGTTCGGCGGCATGGAGTACCCGGGGTTCGTCCTGGACCTCGTGAGCACCACCGCGCTCACCCACGAGATCGGTCACCAGTGGTGGTACGGCATCGTGGGCGACGACGAGTACAACAGCCCCTGGCTCGACGAGGCGTTCACCGACTACGCCACCGACCTGGCCCTGGGCAAGACCGGCACCAACTGCTGGAACAGCGTCTCGTGGGCCTCGTCCGCGGAGAAGATCACCAATTCCATGGCCTACTGGGACACCCACTCGTCCCGCTATTCCACCGTCGTCTACGGCTACGGCAAGTGCGCCCTGCACGACCTGCGGCGGGTGCTCGGTGACACCGCCATGGCCAAGCTGCTGAAGGACTACGCCACTTCGCACTGGTACGGCGTCTCGACCACGTCCGAGTTCAAGGCCGCAGCCCAGGCCACCACGACCACGGACCTGACCTCGTTCTGGAGCACACACCGCATCGACGGCTGA
- a CDS encoding AlkA N-terminal domain-containing protein, giving the protein MQKGMHTDRERCVRAVQSKDARFDGWFFTAVLTTRIYCRPSCPVVPPKPENMTFYPSAAACQQAGFRACKRCRPDTSPGSPEWNQRADLVARAMRLIADGVVDRDGVPGLAARLGYSTRQIERQLLAELGAGPLALARAQRAQTARLLIETTILPMAEIAFAAGFASIRTFNDTVREVFALAPSELRARLPKRKTQAATPGALTLRLPFRTPLNPDNLFGHLAATAVPGVEEWRDGAYRRTLRLPYGHGIATLAPEPDHIACRLVLGDLRDLPVAISRCRRMLDLDADPVAIDDQLRTDPLLAPLVDKAPGRRVPRTVDEAEFAVRAVLGQQVSTAAARTHASRLVTAYGDPLDDPDGGLTHLFPTPEALAALDPESLAMPRTRRTTFTTLVRQLADGTLHLGPESDWPETRTRLLALPGFGPWTVDVIAMRALGDPDAFLPTDLGIRRAAQELGLPSTPAALTARAAAWRPWRAYAVQYLWATDSHPINFLPV; this is encoded by the coding sequence ATGCAGAAAGGGATGCACACCGACCGCGAGCGCTGCGTACGCGCCGTACAGTCCAAGGACGCCCGCTTCGACGGGTGGTTCTTCACGGCCGTCCTGACGACCCGCATCTACTGCCGGCCCAGCTGCCCGGTCGTACCGCCCAAGCCCGAGAACATGACCTTCTACCCGAGCGCGGCCGCCTGTCAGCAGGCCGGCTTCCGGGCCTGCAAGCGATGCCGCCCCGACACCAGCCCGGGCTCCCCGGAGTGGAACCAGCGCGCCGACCTCGTGGCCCGGGCGATGCGCCTGATCGCCGACGGCGTCGTGGACCGCGACGGGGTACCGGGCCTCGCCGCCCGCCTCGGCTACAGCACCCGGCAGATCGAACGCCAGCTCCTCGCCGAGCTCGGCGCCGGCCCTCTGGCGCTGGCCCGCGCCCAACGCGCCCAGACAGCCCGCCTGCTGATCGAGACGACCATTCTGCCCATGGCGGAGATCGCCTTCGCGGCCGGCTTCGCCTCGATCCGCACCTTCAACGACACTGTGCGCGAGGTCTTCGCCCTGGCCCCGAGCGAACTGCGGGCCCGGCTGCCGAAGAGGAAGACACAGGCAGCCACCCCGGGCGCGCTCACCCTCCGCCTGCCCTTCCGCACCCCGCTCAACCCCGACAACCTCTTCGGCCACCTCGCGGCGACCGCCGTACCCGGCGTGGAGGAGTGGCGGGACGGGGCCTACCGCCGCACCCTCCGCCTCCCGTACGGCCATGGCATCGCGACCCTGGCCCCCGAGCCCGACCACATCGCCTGCCGGCTCGTCCTCGGCGACCTGCGCGACCTGCCCGTCGCCATCAGCCGCTGCCGCCGCATGCTCGACCTGGACGCGGACCCGGTCGCCATCGACGACCAGCTCCGTACGGACCCGCTGCTCGCCCCGCTGGTCGACAAGGCCCCCGGCCGACGCGTACCACGCACGGTCGACGAGGCGGAGTTCGCCGTACGTGCCGTGCTCGGCCAGCAGGTCTCCACGGCGGCCGCCCGAACGCACGCGTCCCGCCTGGTCACGGCATACGGCGACCCCCTGGACGACCCGGACGGCGGCCTCACCCACCTCTTCCCCACCCCCGAGGCACTCGCCGCGCTCGACCCCGAGTCCCTGGCGATGCCCCGCACCCGTCGCACCACCTTCACCACCCTCGTACGCCAACTCGCCGACGGAACGCTCCACTTGGGCCCGGAGAGCGACTGGCCCGAAACCCGCACCCGCCTCCTCGCCCTCCCCGGCTTCGGCCCCTGGACCGTCGACGTCATCGCCATGCGCGCCCTCGGCGACCCCGACGCCTTCCTGCCGACCGACCTCGGAATCCGCCGAGCGGCACAGGAGCTGGGCCTGCCGTCCACTCCGGCGGCCCTCACCGCCCGGGCGGCGGCCTGGCGTCCCTGGCGGGCGTACGCGGTCCAGTACCTGTGGGCGACCGACAGCCACCCGATCAACTTCCTCCCGGTATAA
- a CDS encoding BlaI/MecI/CopY family transcriptional regulator has protein sequence MPEGQNDEPAGGRTDRRPAGELEASVLAALWAAGGSLTPGAVQRELGGDLARTTVTTILTRLHAKGAVTRARSGRGYTYAPAQDSPGLTARRMHAELDKDEDRGTVLARFVSDLSPADEQLLRSLLEGGPGTAEGAP, from the coding sequence ATGCCCGAGGGGCAGAATGACGAGCCGGCCGGAGGGCGGACGGACCGTCGGCCGGCCGGTGAGCTGGAGGCGAGCGTGCTGGCCGCGCTGTGGGCCGCCGGCGGATCGCTCACGCCCGGCGCCGTCCAGCGGGAACTCGGCGGCGATCTCGCACGCACCACCGTCACCACGATCCTCACGCGCCTGCACGCCAAGGGAGCGGTCACCCGCGCGCGCTCGGGCCGCGGCTACACCTACGCCCCGGCCCAGGACTCCCCCGGCCTGACCGCCCGCCGTATGCATGCCGAACTCGACAAGGACGAGGACCGCGGCACCGTTCTCGCCCGTTTCGTCTCCGACCTGAGCCCCGCGGACGAACAGCTCCTGCGGTCCCTCCTGGAGGGCGGCCCGGGGACGGCGGAAGGGGCACCGTGA
- a CDS encoding BlaI/MecI/CopY family transcriptional regulator yields MAGTTPHGRATRRLPGELESEILTTLWATERPLTPAEIQAGLGGGLAYNTVHTILRRLHDKGLVLRDADGRRGAYRPSKNAAQLTAEAMHRALDRGPDPIAALRQFVTGLSPAQEAALRQLLGESGA; encoded by the coding sequence ATGGCAGGCACGACCCCTCACGGCAGGGCGACGCGACGCCTTCCCGGTGAGCTGGAGAGCGAGATCCTCACCACCCTCTGGGCGACGGAGCGGCCCCTCACGCCGGCCGAGATCCAGGCCGGCCTCGGCGGCGGCCTCGCCTACAACACCGTGCACACGATCCTGCGACGCCTGCACGACAAGGGTCTCGTCCTGCGGGACGCCGACGGCCGGCGCGGCGCCTACCGGCCCTCGAAGAACGCCGCCCAGCTGACCGCCGAGGCCATGCACAGGGCCCTGGACCGCGGCCCCGACCCGATCGCCGCGCTCCGGCAGTTCGTGACGGGCCTGAGCCCTGCACAGGAGGCCGCGCTGCGGCAGCTCCTCGGCGAGAGCGGTGCGTGA
- a CDS encoding glycoside hydrolase family 2 TIM barrel-domain containing protein, with translation MPHPSLADRLVSRRRLLEGGAAVLGALALSGPSATAHAAGPGAAAGGTPEWNGAIDVFKLGTEPPHSTLMPYADLKQALAADRTRSPYRLSLDGTWKFAYADRPDDRDTDFHRTDLDDSAWETIPVPSAWQLHGHDRPIYVNITYPWWGPNGLGEDAQPPAAPTRYNPVGQYRRTFTVPRDWTGRRTFLHFEGVKSAHYVWINGELVGYHESSYDPAEYDITPHLRPGTNQIAVEVYRYSDGDWLEDQDMIRLSGIFRSVYLYSTPAVHLRDFRLDTPLGDDYKTAELSVTASVRDYGGKGGGQYSVETQLYDASGHPVWPRPLQQTVAVDAGAEKTVRAAKSVPAPRLWSAEHPYLYTAVLRLRDPAGKVVETLSHRVGLREFALKDGLMRINGQPVSLRGTNRHEMHPVHGTALTRADLAEDIGIIKRLNINTVRTSHYPNNPQWLELADEYGLYLVDETNLETHGIRGQYPGDHPEWTAACVARAQNMVHRDKNHASAVIWSLGNEAGGGSTFTAMHDWIRSYDTTRVIQYEGDDRPGISDIRSEMYDSPSRVEQRAGDAADTRPYVMIEYAHSMGNSTGNLKKYWDVVRGHKVLQGGWIWDFVDQALSWPTPTRKRFTETGPAALAGEVIAPAGTFSRDKGVTGGTVFARDARLDLTGSLTLEAWITPGPTGYDQPILVKGDTQYALKQSGRSLEFFIHGGGQWMTATWALPADWTGREHHVAGVFDADAGTLTLHVDGEVRATLTTTRRPDNNTASLSLATDVDNPTREFSGTIRAARVYARALSAGELASGGRGPGDDGVQFWFDAATVGLTEKRPREKTFYAYGGDWGDSPNDGGFCGDGIITADRGHTGKAAEVKRIYQAVQASSGSSPGAVTLTNEYLFTNLREFDGRWELVGDGKVVRRGTLSRAQLDVAPLSSKDITVPFTLPRDPVPGAEYFLQLSFTTRENTKWAKAGHEVARHQLPLDAGSPAITPVPLDGVPALRHEDGARSVTVTGRGFSVTVDKKTGVITSYRADGAELISSGPAPNFWRAPTDNDRGNGQHTRNQTWRDAGAHRRVTDVGVRALRDRAVEIKVAGTLPTTVESTYTTTYTVFGNGEIKVDNTLHPGAASLPYIPEVGTLLFLPGRLEHLHYYGRGPEENHWDRNDATDVGLYSGTVSGQWTSYLRPQENGNKTDVRWVALTDGRGRGLLVSGEPLLEVNASHLTPEDLSVGARHDYQLTPREAVVLRLNHRQMGIGGDNSWGAHTHDEYKLFANRDYAYTYRLRPLTDVSDATAAARRPTATEFSG, from the coding sequence ATGCCGCACCCGTCCCTCGCCGACCGGCTCGTCAGCCGTCGCCGTCTCCTCGAAGGAGGCGCCGCGGTCCTCGGCGCGCTCGCGCTGTCCGGGCCCTCGGCCACCGCACACGCGGCCGGCCCGGGCGCGGCGGCCGGCGGCACGCCCGAGTGGAACGGCGCCATCGACGTCTTCAAGCTGGGCACCGAGCCGCCGCACAGCACGCTGATGCCCTACGCGGACCTCAAGCAGGCCCTGGCCGCCGACCGCACGCGCTCGCCGTACCGGCTGAGCCTGGACGGCACCTGGAAGTTCGCGTACGCCGACCGGCCCGACGACCGTGACACCGACTTCCACCGCACCGATCTCGACGACAGCGCCTGGGAGACCATCCCGGTCCCGTCCGCCTGGCAACTGCACGGCCACGACCGCCCGATCTACGTCAACATCACCTACCCGTGGTGGGGCCCCAACGGCCTGGGCGAGGACGCGCAACCGCCGGCCGCCCCCACCCGGTACAACCCCGTGGGCCAGTACCGCCGCACCTTCACGGTCCCGCGCGACTGGACCGGACGGCGGACGTTCCTCCACTTCGAGGGAGTCAAGTCCGCCCACTACGTCTGGATCAACGGGGAGTTGGTCGGCTACCACGAGTCCTCCTACGACCCCGCCGAGTACGACATCACCCCGCACCTCAGGCCGGGCACCAACCAGATCGCCGTCGAGGTCTACCGCTACTCCGACGGCGACTGGCTGGAGGACCAGGACATGATCCGGCTGAGCGGCATCTTCCGCTCGGTCTACCTGTACTCCACCCCGGCCGTGCACCTGCGCGACTTCCGCCTCGACACCCCGCTGGGCGACGACTACAAGACGGCCGAACTGTCGGTCACCGCAAGCGTGCGGGACTACGGCGGCAAAGGCGGCGGCCAGTACTCCGTCGAGACCCAGCTGTACGACGCGAGCGGGCACCCCGTGTGGCCCAGGCCCCTGCAGCAGACCGTCGCTGTCGACGCCGGCGCCGAGAAGACCGTACGGGCCGCGAAGTCCGTACCCGCTCCGCGCCTGTGGTCGGCCGAACACCCGTACCTCTACACCGCCGTGCTCCGCCTGCGCGACCCGGCCGGAAAGGTGGTCGAAACCCTCTCCCACCGCGTCGGCCTGCGCGAATTCGCGCTCAAGGACGGGCTGATGCGCATCAACGGGCAGCCGGTCTCCCTTCGGGGCACCAACCGCCACGAGATGCACCCCGTGCACGGCACGGCGCTCACCCGTGCCGACCTGGCCGAGGACATCGGCATCATCAAGCGGCTGAACATCAACACCGTGCGCACCTCGCACTATCCCAACAACCCGCAGTGGCTGGAGCTGGCCGACGAGTACGGCCTCTACCTCGTGGACGAGACCAACCTCGAGACCCACGGCATCCGCGGCCAGTACCCGGGCGACCACCCCGAGTGGACCGCCGCGTGTGTCGCCCGCGCGCAGAACATGGTCCACCGCGACAAGAACCACGCCTCGGCGGTGATCTGGTCGCTCGGCAACGAAGCGGGCGGCGGCAGCACCTTCACCGCCATGCACGACTGGATCCGCTCCTACGACACCACTCGCGTCATCCAGTACGAGGGCGACGACCGCCCCGGGATCAGCGACATCCGCTCGGAGATGTACGACAGTCCCTCCCGCGTCGAGCAGCGCGCGGGGGACGCCGCCGACACGCGGCCCTACGTCATGATCGAGTACGCCCACTCGATGGGTAACTCCACCGGCAACCTCAAGAAGTACTGGGACGTGGTCCGCGGTCACAAGGTGCTGCAGGGCGGCTGGATCTGGGACTTCGTCGACCAGGCGCTCAGCTGGCCCACCCCGACCCGCAAACGGTTCACCGAGACCGGCCCCGCCGCGCTCGCCGGGGAGGTCATCGCCCCGGCCGGCACCTTCAGCCGTGACAAGGGTGTGACCGGCGGAACCGTCTTCGCCCGCGACGCGCGCCTCGACCTCACCGGGTCGCTGACCCTGGAAGCCTGGATCACCCCGGGGCCGACCGGCTACGACCAGCCGATCCTCGTCAAGGGCGACACCCAGTACGCCCTCAAGCAGTCGGGGCGCAGCCTGGAGTTCTTCATCCACGGCGGCGGTCAGTGGATGACCGCGACCTGGGCCCTGCCCGCCGACTGGACGGGCCGCGAACACCACGTCGCGGGCGTCTTCGACGCGGACGCGGGCACACTGACGCTCCACGTGGACGGCGAGGTGCGGGCCACCCTGACCACCACACGGCGCCCCGACAACAACACCGCGTCCCTGTCCCTGGCCACCGACGTCGACAACCCGACCCGGGAGTTCAGCGGCACGATCCGGGCCGCCCGCGTCTACGCCCGCGCGCTGAGCGCCGGCGAACTCGCCTCCGGCGGCCGGGGTCCCGGCGACGACGGCGTGCAATTCTGGTTCGACGCCGCCACCGTCGGCCTGACCGAGAAGCGGCCCCGCGAGAAGACGTTCTACGCCTACGGGGGCGACTGGGGCGACAGCCCCAACGACGGCGGCTTCTGCGGGGACGGCATCATCACCGCCGACCGCGGGCACACCGGCAAGGCGGCCGAGGTCAAGCGGATCTACCAGGCCGTCCAGGCCAGTTCGGGCTCCTCGCCCGGCGCGGTCACCCTCACCAACGAGTACCTCTTCACCAACCTGCGTGAGTTCGACGGACGGTGGGAGCTCGTCGGCGACGGAAAGGTGGTGCGGCGGGGCACGCTCAGCCGTGCCCAGCTGGACGTGGCGCCCCTGTCCAGCAAGGACATCACGGTGCCGTTCACTCTGCCGCGCGATCCGGTGCCGGGTGCCGAGTACTTCCTCCAACTGTCCTTCACCACACGGGAGAACACGAAGTGGGCGAAGGCCGGCCACGAGGTGGCCCGGCACCAGCTCCCCCTCGACGCCGGCAGCCCCGCGATCACCCCCGTACCGCTCGACGGCGTCCCTGCGCTCCGCCACGAGGACGGCGCGCGGTCCGTCACCGTCACGGGCCGGGGCTTCTCGGTCACCGTCGACAAGAAGACCGGCGTGATCACCTCGTACCGGGCCGACGGCGCCGAACTGATCTCCTCCGGGCCGGCGCCGAACTTCTGGCGGGCCCCCACCGACAACGACCGCGGCAACGGCCAGCACACCCGCAACCAGACCTGGCGCGACGCGGGCGCCCACCGCAGGGTGACCGATGTCGGCGTGCGTGCCCTGCGCGACAGGGCCGTGGAGATCAAGGTCGCCGGCACGCTGCCGACGACGGTCGAGTCGACGTACACCACCACCTACACGGTCTTCGGCAACGGTGAGATCAAGGTCGACAACACCTTGCACCCGGGCGCGGCCTCCCTGCCCTACATCCCCGAGGTCGGCACCCTGCTCTTCCTGCCCGGCCGCCTGGAGCACCTGCACTACTACGGCCGCGGCCCCGAGGAGAACCACTGGGACCGCAACGACGCCACCGACGTCGGCCTGTACTCCGGCACCGTCTCCGGCCAGTGGACCTCCTATCTGCGGCCGCAGGAGAACGGCAACAAGACGGACGTCCGCTGGGTCGCGCTGACCGACGGACGCGGCAGGGGCCTGCTGGTCTCCGGCGAACCGCTCCTGGAGGTCAACGCCTCGCACCTCACCCCCGAGGACCTCTCGGTCGGGGCCCGCCACGACTACCAGCTCACGCCTCGCGAGGCGGTCGTCCTGCGCCTGAACCACCGGCAGATGGGCATCGGCGGCGACAACAGCTGGGGCGCGCACACGCATGACGAGTACAAGCTCTTCGCGAACCGGGACTACGCGTACACCTACCGGCTGCGCCCGCTCACCGACGTGTCCGACGCGACGGCAGCCGCACGGCGGCCCACGGCGACGGAGTTCTCCGGGTAG
- a CDS encoding carbohydrate kinase → MSARQTTVLGECVADAFATPASASNELALRVLPGGGPANTAVALARLGTPARLLARLSGDVFGRLFRAHLEASGVDLSSAVEAAEPSTLAVAELDAQGQAVFSFHAQNTADWQWTAEELARVDLSGSVCVHTGSLALVRRPGAAAVEDFLAAAAPRATISIDPNVRPLLVHPDAYRARLAHWCGLADVLRLSGDDLELLLPGTPPEQACDIWHAAGARLVVITRGADGALASLDGARVRVPAVAARVVDTVGAGDSFTAGLLHHLGAHGRLGGRLTDLRLDEVAEACAFGAQVAALTCSVTGPNPPYADQLVQFAAAGGA, encoded by the coding sequence ATGAGCGCGCGTCAGACCACCGTCCTGGGAGAGTGCGTCGCGGACGCCTTCGCCACACCCGCGAGTGCCTCGAACGAACTCGCCCTGCGTGTCCTGCCGGGCGGCGGACCTGCGAACACGGCGGTCGCGCTGGCCCGCCTCGGCACCCCTGCCCGGCTCCTCGCCCGTCTGTCCGGCGACGTCTTCGGCCGCCTGTTCCGTGCCCATCTGGAGGCATCCGGGGTCGACCTCTCAAGCGCCGTCGAGGCCGCCGAGCCCAGCACCCTGGCCGTGGCGGAGCTGGACGCCCAGGGGCAGGCCGTGTTCTCCTTCCACGCGCAGAACACGGCCGACTGGCAGTGGACGGCAGAGGAGCTGGCGCGGGTCGACCTGTCCGGCAGTGTCTGCGTGCACACCGGGTCCCTGGCCCTGGTCCGCCGGCCCGGCGCGGCCGCGGTGGAGGACTTCCTGGCGGCGGCCGCCCCCCGGGCGACCATCAGCATCGACCCCAACGTCCGGCCGCTGCTCGTGCACCCCGACGCCTATCGCGCCCGGCTGGCGCACTGGTGCGGCCTCGCCGACGTGCTGCGGCTGAGCGGGGACGACCTGGAGCTGCTGCTGCCGGGCACCCCGCCCGAGCAGGCGTGCGACATCTGGCACGCGGCCGGGGCGCGGCTGGTGGTCATCACCCGCGGTGCCGACGGCGCCCTCGCCTCGCTCGACGGCGCACGGGTGCGGGTGCCGGCGGTGGCGGCACGGGTCGTCGACACGGTCGGGGCCGGGGACTCCTTCACCGCCGGCCTGCTGCACCACCTCGGCGCCCACGGCCGTCTCGGCGGCCGGCTGACGGACCTGCGCCTTGACGAGGTCGCCGAGGCCTGCGCGTTCGGCGCCCAGGTCGCTGCTCTCACCTGCTCGGTCACCGGCCCCAACCCGCCGTACGCGGACCAGCTGGTGCAGTTCGCGGCCGCCGGCGGCGCCTGA
- a CDS encoding methylated-DNA--[protein]-cysteine S-methyltransferase, which yields MSPSPAKQHTVIDSPYGPLTLVADDGVLSGLYMSGQRHRPPEETFGEHDDTLFGETEEQLQAYFAGELKTFTLELRLNGTPFQRTVWAQLQRIPYGETRSYGELAEALGNPSASRAVGLANGRNPIGIIVPCHRVVGASGSLTGYGGGLDRKQRLLDFESGTALF from the coding sequence ATGAGCCCCAGCCCCGCGAAGCAGCACACCGTGATCGACAGCCCGTACGGCCCCCTCACCCTCGTGGCGGACGACGGCGTCCTGAGCGGCCTCTACATGAGCGGACAACGCCACCGCCCACCGGAGGAGACGTTCGGCGAACACGACGACACGCTCTTCGGCGAGACCGAGGAACAACTGCAGGCGTATTTCGCAGGCGAGTTGAAGACCTTCACGCTGGAACTCCGCCTGAACGGAACGCCGTTCCAGCGCACCGTCTGGGCACAGCTCCAGCGCATCCCCTACGGCGAGACCCGCTCCTACGGCGAACTCGCCGAAGCCCTCGGCAATCCGTCCGCCTCCCGCGCCGTCGGTCTCGCCAACGGCAGGAACCCGATCGGCATCATCGTCCCCTGCCACCGCGTGGTCGGCGCGAGCGGCAGCCTCACGGGCTACGGCGGCGGCCTGGACCGCAAACAACGCCTGCTGGACTTCGAGAGCGGAACGGCCCTGTTCTAG
- a CDS encoding M56 family metallopeptidase, whose product MIYAVWLPLLMPFLAVPVARRGAGQLSPRSAAWALTALALVLALAGTASLALLALAGALHLPFVARIGHLSPQLLGDGSPATVPAAVLAALALAGLGALALGRTRRHLRELRAAQRQLRGEASAGDLCVRQDDRPDAYALPGRPGRVVVTTGMLRALGAQEREVLFAHERAHLTGRHHLFLAAAELAAALHPALRGLRAPVSYALERWADESAARAIGDRALAARAVGRAALAAHATGSVPRPRLSLTATAGPVPRRVTALLSTPAPRSRLLPRALTCLLLCCVALSATATLEAATDLHTGIEIAQGEQAPVPGGGH is encoded by the coding sequence GTGATCTACGCCGTGTGGCTCCCGCTGCTGATGCCGTTCCTCGCCGTGCCCGTCGCCCGGCGTGGTGCCGGGCAGCTCTCGCCGCGGTCGGCCGCCTGGGCGCTGACCGCTCTCGCGCTGGTTCTCGCCCTGGCCGGTACGGCTTCGCTGGCGCTGCTCGCTCTCGCCGGCGCCCTGCATCTGCCGTTCGTCGCCAGGATCGGCCACCTCTCCCCGCAGTTGCTGGGCGACGGCTCGCCCGCCACCGTGCCGGCCGCGGTCCTGGCCGCCCTCGCGCTGGCGGGCCTCGGTGCCCTGGCGCTCGGCCGGACCCGTCGTCACCTGCGCGAACTGCGCGCCGCCCAGCGGCAGTTGCGGGGGGAGGCGAGCGCCGGCGACCTCTGCGTGCGGCAGGACGACCGGCCCGACGCGTACGCCCTGCCCGGGCGGCCGGGCCGCGTCGTGGTGACCACCGGAATGCTGCGCGCCCTCGGTGCACAGGAACGCGAGGTGCTGTTCGCCCACGAACGGGCCCACCTCACCGGCCGCCACCACCTCTTCCTCGCGGCCGCCGAACTCGCCGCGGCGCTCCACCCCGCCCTGCGCGGCCTGCGCGCGCCGGTGTCGTACGCCCTGGAGCGCTGGGCCGACGAGTCCGCCGCGCGCGCGATCGGCGACCGCGCGCTCGCAGCCCGCGCCGTCGGCCGCGCCGCCCTCGCGGCCCATGCGACAGGCTCGGTTCCGCGCCCTCGCCTGTCGCTGACGGCCACGGCGGGCCCGGTCCCCCGCCGCGTCACCGCTCTCCTGAGCACGCCCGCACCCCGCTCCCGTCTGCTCCCCCGGGCTCTGACCTGCCTGCTCCTGTGCTGCGTGGCCCTGTCGGCGACCGCGACCCTGGAGGCGGCCACCGACCTGCACACGGGCATCGAGATCGCCCAGGGGGAGCAGGCGCCCGTGCCCGGCGGGGGCCACTGA
- a CDS encoding putative quinol monooxygenase, with protein MNKTLLAEFTAREGAQDEVARLLREYALKVREEEGNLAFDVYTKTSRPRAYWIFEVYRDEEAFQAHLKAPYGGPFNAALTPLIEEDASVLTFLDPVG; from the coding sequence ATGAACAAGACCCTGCTCGCCGAGTTCACCGCACGCGAGGGAGCACAGGACGAGGTCGCCCGCCTGCTGCGCGAGTACGCCCTCAAGGTGCGCGAGGAGGAGGGCAACCTCGCTTTCGACGTCTACACGAAGACGTCCCGCCCCCGCGCCTACTGGATCTTCGAGGTGTACCGCGACGAGGAGGCCTTCCAAGCGCACCTGAAGGCTCCGTACGGCGGCCCGTTCAACGCCGCGCTCACCCCGCTGATCGAGGAGGACGCCTCCGTGCTGACGTTCCTCGACCCGGTGGGCTGA